tctatGATCTATCTCAATTTGTGTGGCAAAATAGATTTATGTTCCCAGTAGATGGcctttttctaaaatattacttttttacagatttttgagaaaactaaaaaccaaaattttttttaactaaaaaatatttttattgaaaaggaAACGTGTAAATTACATCAAACTCATAAATCTggattatgaaaaaaaaattttttttttcttttaaaattttttagtgggTCCATCGTACCTCGAGTATCTCGTATCGATTCGAAActtagtaaatatataaaatttttgaaaatattagtCTGTCGTGGTCCAGGGAGTTTAATCTGcccggtctcccctacatatatatttctcatattttttaataatgcaTTAGTGTAAgcataataaattcatttcggaaattattaagattaaaaaagtgattaatcaaaaacaaatataatatCTATCTTTAGCAAATTACTTTAACTTCTAtctcgatttttaaattaaatttatttttagctttTTTGCATCTAATCCCGGTGACTTAGTGTACCGTTATACATCTTAGCTAATTGCATCCGTAATTGCTTACCGGTTTTGTACAACACGAGTGTACGCTTAGAGGCTTACGGAGATATAAATCGTGTTGAAACTCACCCAAAGAGCTCGTAACCGGCATCACAAGTGTAGGTCGCCAAGGTACCAGCTGACAATGAATCGTTTGACAGTGAGACTTTTGAGTTCATTGGTACTGCTGGATGGCCGCATTTTGTTcctagaaaataattataatttttttttaaaatagcgttaaataaaattcattttttatacttttctaaaaaaaatattcccgtaataaaaaaaaaaaaaatatgtatgagttgaatgaaataaaaatttttttctcggctTTCATTCtcagttttattgaaaataataatttattcctgaaataaaatagaaagtttatttttatcattaaataaaatcagatgtctaaaaaattagaaattataaaaagataattaatcatttatgttactgtagaaaattaaataaattttaaattgttggttaaaataaaatttatatttttaatagacggagattaagaaaagtaaaaaaaaaaaaaaacagaattaATAACTGTTGATGTGGAAGCAGTGAAGCGTTAAATGTTAACTGCGTGCATGACGCAGCTACCGTTTCTCGACCTAATCAACTCGATTACCCGGCTTGTACGTagaatagataaatatatgaataaaacaattattgaCAATTTATATTGCAGTTAATGCAGTATGGTTTTTTCTTACTTTgagataattcaatttttcactgTTAAAAACTATTTAACAGTTAATGATTACGTTTATGCAGCAAAGGCGTCAGCGTAACGGCAAAGTTCTGATGAACATATGATAAAAGCCTACGCAAATTCATCGCAATATTTACAATGTCAGGTTTTCACTtaatacaattatttcaatGCCTATGCAATGTGAATTAAGTGACTTTGTACAGTTTACTTGgcagtagtttttttaaatttgtgtaATGGTATAAACAATAGATTGGGGtcatttgactttttttgaaaaattaaaggagaataaaaaaatagagaatATAGTATATTATAGAAGAAGCTCTCCCACGCATGTCGCAAATCTATCTGAATATGGACCTTGTGATTCTCATAGTTTAACGTTTCTTTatgagtaaattaataaaaatagtataaaaattatattacaagATATTATTGACAGTTTTGACAGAATAGcaacatttttacttgacgGTTATATGGTTGACAATAAAatgttacactgtaaaaagagcggtgttataAATAGTGTAATTTGGCaattgttaaaataccggtgttaagttggtgtaaaaaaaaattccacgtatagaaattagaaaaaagcatgtattacatataaaaaatataaaaatttaataaatattatctggaggaaatttcaattttgctatGTCTTTATTTGAATAACTATTTATGTTATACGTAATCCATTTTAAAATCACATAATTAAACGCGCACCATTTTAATCAcccataatttaattaattgataaaatcaCTAGTTAAGTGTATACTAgggtgcttcaaaaaaaaactttaatttttttttttcgctcttaTCCTATAAAACGTTAGTGGTtgccgagaaaaaaatcctcccaaaagatgggctctctagctcaactctaagaggtcgctattttaattttaatttcccatctgattaacatgtaaaaatttatttctttattcaaAGTGTAATTGCTCGTAAgctgctcaatattttttctaatttatacATCAATCTTCAAAGTAGATTTctcaagctttccaaaaccctaTGACAAGTCATAATTATCCCCAATTGAAgctcgcaaaaaaaaaaatcgaaaattaacaatttcacTTTGAAATACAAAATCGATACTTTTCAGATAGctttaattaacatttgaaTAATGGTAATTATGACTTGTCATAGGGTTATGGAAAGCTTAAGGACTCAGCTTTAAAggtttatgtataaatttaaaaaatattgatcagCGCAAATGTAATTACActttgaatgaataaataaatttttacatgttaatcagatgggaaattaaaattaaaatagcgaccTCTTAGAGTTAAGCTAGAGAGCCTATCTtttgggaggatttttttcttggcgACCACTAACGTTTTATGAGgtaagagcgaaaaaaaaaaattaaagttttttttttttgaagcacccTAGTGTATACACTATAGTGAtcgaataagtaaaaatattcacaaagtaaaatatttttaacaccgaaaaatattttaacacaggaaaatttttctaacaccggtaaagaatatttacactggcggcggtgttattttaacactgctttcggtgttgaaatttaataccgaaaattttaacacctacaccgcctgAACTTACCCcggctttttttttacagtatgtGAATAATATAGAAACCTGACAATTTTGGTAAACTAATATAATAGGAGTAGTAagattgttattataaaatcGTACATACAGTTCAtactctctaaatctgaaacagtgaaaagtcactgtttcagatttagagagtaAATACAACAGATTTGAAAGTATATTTGTATAGGCAACAATTCTGTCAGAGTATCATtagtaaaaatgattttttaatattaatcattTCTTGATAGTCTTAACGACGTCATAAAATTGGATTTCTAATATAGATAAACTTGTTAATCTACTTGTAATGGGCAAAGTTAATTACAATGAACAAATTCACAAAATGAAACATATTgggtttttaaactttaatgagTATAATAATCAATACGGTCATTAATCACTGGGGctgataatataaaataattaagccAGTTGTTATCTTGACCAGTAAGTGAAGTGATCGAACATTTCATTTCTACGAATTCAATAagattttatatcaataaattgatgCGTCATTAATTTAccaactataaaattttataaacctCTGAAAATAAGTGACGAATAACAGGTGAATCTTATGATCcactataaatttaattccagAGAAAAGTCCGTCAAGatgatgttaatattaattggAATATTGTCTCTCATTGTAGCATTTGTTAATCCTTCTTCATTGAATACTAGAGATCCTGATAGTCATTGTGTCAGCAAAAATACACTTGTAAGTATTTCTGTCCATATGGAtagaaaatacaaataaattattaattatcttcTCTGAAATAGTGTGATCCAAATATTACGCGTCCATGCTGTGATCAAAAAGATATTTGCAAAGAAACTGAaccaaattcatttaaatgcaTCGAAAATGGTaatcgaatttataatttaacttaATACACAGTCATCACAAATAACATGATTAATGctacttttattaatatttttataattcagtGGGATTAGGAAAACTTTGTATATGGGACGAAGATTGTGATAAAATATGGCATTCAAAATGTTCAAAAGAAAAAACGTGTATATGTAGGActaataatattaaagtaaatgaaACGACCTGCGCACCAGTATTAGGTGGATTTTGTTGGAGAAATGAATTATGTGCGACCGAAAACGCTGTTTGTATTAACAATGAATGTCAATGTAATGTCAGTAGTTATCGAAGATTTAATGACCAATGCATATTCAGTAAGTgtctaaatttatttgaaatggAACTAATACGATACACCCACTGAGTTCATTATCAACTTTAACTGTTCGCATTATCAGATACGTTAGGGGCACCCTGTGAGAGCGATGAACGTTGTGAAAAAGTTAGGTTTGCGAAATGTTCGAGGCAGAAAGTCTGTAGCTGTTCAGCGAAGACTTTCGCTGTAGATCGAGATCATTGTGCACCACTTATAGGTGGGTTTTGCTGGACAGCAAATGATTGTCTACCTTCAAATTCTATTTGTGTTGATAACAGCTGTAAATGTAAGGATTACTACATTTCGAATTCGAATGATCAATGCATACCAGgtaaatgatataaattaaaaagatagtaataaaatcaaaatatttttgttcgttatcgatattgattaataaaatgaagtccatttaatttcatttatgaATATATCGTCATTTTTGCCCGTTAGATCTCAGAGTCCTGTTCAACGAATTAAGATTGTAGTCCATTCTATATGCTCTAGGAACATATGTACTTGCAATATAGATTATTCTGAAAAAGATCAGAAAACATGCGCGCCCCTTATTGAAATTTACTCTTTAAGTGATTACTTATGTACATTAGATAATTCTGTGTATTGATACTACGTGCCAATGTTGAGCTAGTTTTGTGTATCGTTATTCTAAATGTCTTTCTCGTAATTATTGAAATCAGCGAAAAGAATCTTTTCTAttgactaaattttttttttaaatttatgctcGTAAGAAATGGACTTCTAGGATAGTATTTGGGTCAATtatagtatattgtacaactagtgcGGTAAGTTGTGGATTGCCCACGAGAGCGAAGTTGAGCGCACGAACGAAGTGAGTGCGCTCATTCGCTCGAGTGAGTAATCGACAACACCGCACGAATTgaacacagttttttttatcattaatgcaatataagtactatcttagtgctcgctgttttattctccaagtagctttttgctgattcaactgttgccgcgacatttttgtgggttaaacgataatctgcatgcgacaagaagtaaatttgagtgcgacaagtttacttgtcgcactcaaatttacttgtcgcacgcagataatcgtttaacgcacacaaatgtcgtggaaacagttgaatgggcaaacagctatttggcgaacaaaagagcgtgcgccaagatagcacttatattgcatgaatgataaaaaatttattataatagttCATTATTATACCTTATAGCCgtcaataatcaaaataaatctcCGTTCTCTTTcacattcatatatttttgatttctATGAATGATAGTTCATCTCAATGGAGCctgcaaaaataataatgattgcaATCGGATCCAAAATGCAAGATGTTCAGTTGACAATGTATGTGTTTGTGATGAAAATCATATTGAAATAAACGAAAGAACCTGCGGACTGATGCTAAACGAATTTTGTCTTGAAGATGGGGACTGTACAGCTATTGATTCCATTTGCATCATGAATGAATGTCAATGCAAACCACATTATGTGAggcgatcgaaaaatttatgtgtattatgtaagttaaaaattgaGTATTAAtcgtgaataaataatttatgatggaTGAAAGAATTTCCGCTCGGAAATTATActgtttgaataaaaatcttgataagaaaataaacaatatgGTAGATAATTCCCTAGCAGACCTGAGTTACCGTAAATTcacggtatttttaccgtaaatctaccgtagaataccgtaaaattcgagtaaatttaccgtaaattacggtaaattcaccgtaaattacggtaaacccaccgtaaattgcggtaaatccaccgtaatttacggtaaatcggtactttacggtggattaccgtaaaatacggcgggtataccgtaaatttaccgtcggATACGATgaatctaccgtaaaaaaattcgggtggattaccgaattaccgtaatttacggtggattaccatatttccgtattttacggtaaaaaaacaccgtaaattacggtaaatttaccgtcATTTACGGCaaatcggtattttacggtggattaccgtaatttacggtgggtttaccgtaatttaccgtaatttgggtccgttagggTATAAGGAAtcacttttaataaaataaagtaatcaCAACTATTCttttttgatgaaattttagCTCAATTAGGTATGGACTGTAAAGATAGTATTGATTGTATTGATATACTATATAGTGAATGCTCTGTGAACAAAAAGTGTGAATGCATTTCAAACTATGCAGAATATGATATTTCAGCGTGTGGGCCACAACTAGGCAGTTTTTGTTCAGAAATTCGACCATGTGCAACTCCTAATTCGATTTGTTCAAataatatatgtgtgtgtggcGATGGTCTTATAGGACATTCCAACAATAAATGTACATCACGTAAGttgataaattcattaaatcaAGTGATgtgatttttattgtaatttaagtcaatgttttttgattgattgatGGAAGTGATTAttgtatcataaataattcagATTATATCGGAAAGTACTGCATGGTAGAAGAAGATTGCAAAGAAATACTGAATTCAAAATGCGTAAACAACGACTGTGCTTGTAAAGACAACTATGATATGCTGAATACAACGGCTTGTGCACCACTATTAGGTGAATATTGTGAAAACAACCAACAATGCGCGCCCGCCAATTCAATATGCAACGAAAATAAATGCCAATGTGATTTGGATTACGTACGtcgatttaataataaatgcatACCGGAAGCAGGTAAAAACATTCGTGTATTTGAAGATCTTTGTGATTATTTGGTGGTTactaatataaaaattgataataggGCATTTCAAAATATCATGTTACGAAAATAATGATTGTGTAAGCATTAAATATGCACAATGTTCCACATATCAAAAATGTGTTTGTCCATCAGAGTATGTCGCTCTCGGTGATGATAGATGTATAGCGCTTATAGGTGAATATTGTGACTCAGACGaagaatgtatttcatatAATACTGTttgtatcaataataaatgccAATGTGCAAAGAAATTTGTCATGAGAACTAAATATCAATGTGAccatagtaaatataaatttttactattagcTATAGTATTATCTAtttagaaattaatatttgaaatttgaatttttttatagtttcacTTGGTAGACCATGTCACAATAATGATGATTGTGACATAGGCATAAAAAATTCCGTTTGTTCGAACAATAATACCTGTGTTTGTCGAAACAATTACCATGCATTGAACGAGTTCGAATGCGCCCCTTTTTTACATCAATATTGTTTGAATAATGATGAATGTCGATTCAATTCTTCTATctgtattgaaaataaatgtcaatgcATAAATAACTTTCAATCTGTGTCAGAAAGTCAGTGCAAACCAAGTAAGTCATTCTCAGACTAAAATTTTACTGGAATAATCAGAACAAAGGATTCTAAACGTGAAAATCACTTTATGCACCATAAACAGAATTCATgacttattataatttcagtTGATTACTTGTATGAATGCAACGAAGATTTGGATTGCGGTGATCCATGGCATATTAAATGTTTTCCAGACAGGAAATGTCGGTGCAATTCAaacaatatttcaattaatcgATCGACATGTTTGCCACTTTTAAACGGTTATTGCTGGAGAGATAGCCAATGCTTTGTTCCCAATTCAGCTTGCATTGATTTTCAGTGTAAATGCAAACATAATTTCATGCCGGTATCCGGTAATTTATGCTTGTCAGgtaaacaaaactttttttgaaaattatatttcatagACAGAATCTTATAACTTTCGATGaagtaaattataatgaatctAACAGTAATGAGTTAttcaataagtttttttttattttttacagtgtaaagtATAACCCTATCGACACCTTTATTCTTATCGTCACTATGGCTTCTTACATGGACTGCGAACCGGTTGCTGATAAACAATCAttgaattatcatttttaaatttatattataaaatgtagacgcttataaaaaaagataGAACATTGTTCCTCTAGTGCtgttatttttagttacattaataattcatGAATGAGTATTTCTTGCAGTAGTAAAAATTCACCACAAACCCTTATTTTGGTAATGCACCAAAcatatctattttattttccatcatAAATATAGTTTCACTAAGTCACAAACTGCAACATGACTTACATAAACCATACCACGAAGTATCATTTTATATTGTATCGAAATACCTGAAATATTGTCATAAAAACTTTAGAGCTTCAAAACCTTGAATATACCAATGTtcttaaggggttaggggtagtcagaattttcaaaaaatcgatttttttttttttgcattttcttaaagtataatattttaaaaatattgtgtgaaaatttgaagtgaatccgacaaattcttttcgagttatttaacaatgaccaaaggacgctcgggtgctacgtggcattcgagagcaggtagctagaaacagctgcaagcaaccgacctttcgggtttcattgtcatgaatatctccccattttaatgtatttattattatatatatatatatatatatatatatatatatatataggatatataaatatatatatccttctatatatatatatatccttctacatatattcaca
This window of the Microplitis mediator isolate UGA2020A chromosome 8, iyMicMedi2.1, whole genome shotgun sequence genome carries:
- the LOC130673081 gene encoding neurogenic locus notch homolog protein 1-like, with the protein product MMLILIGILSLIVAFVNPSSLNTRDPDSHCVSKNTLCDPNITRPCCDQKDICKETEPNSFKCIENVGLGKLCIWDEDCDKIWHSKCSKEKTCICRTNNIKVNETTCAPVLGGFCWRNELCATENAVCINNECQCNVSSYRRFNDQCIFNTLGAPCESDERCEKVRFAKCSRQKVCSCSAKTFAVDRDHCAPLIGGFCWTANDCLPSNSICVDNSCKCKDYYISNSNDQCIPVHLNGACKNNNDCNRIQNARCSVDNVCVCDENHIEINERTCGLMLNEFCLEDGDCTAIDSICIMNECQCKPHYVRRSKNLCVLSQLGMDCKDSIDCIDILYSECSVNKKCECISNYAEYDISACGPQLGSFCSEIRPCATPNSICSNNICVCGDGLIGHSNNKCTSHYIGKYCMVEEDCKEILNSKCVNNDCACKDNYDMLNTTACAPLLGEYCENNQQCAPANSICNENKCQCDLDYVRRFNNKCIPEAGHFKISCYENNDCVSIKYAQCSTYQKCVCPSEYVALGDDRCIALIGEYCDSDEECISYNTVCINNKCQCAKKFVMRTKYQCDHISLGRPCHNNDDCDIGIKNSVCSNNNTCVCRNNYHALNEFECAPFLHQYCLNNDECRFNSSICIENKCQCINNFQSVSESQCKPIDYLYECNEDLDCGDPWHIKCFPDRKCRCNSNNISINRSTCLPLLNGYCWRDSQCFVPNSACIDFQCKCKHNFMPVSGNLCLSV